Genomic DNA from uncultured Methanospirillum sp.:
GGAACGGTGTTGTCGCAGGAAGAGTAGTGACAATCAGTCAGGATGGACCGATTCTCACATATGACGGAATGGATGAGGCAGACCTGGTCAGGTACTTTAACCTGGATCTCAACGTTCAAAAAATCATCAGTCAGATTAGAAGATCAATAGCAGTATACTCTGGTGAAACAAGAAGGAAGAGAGATCAGCATTTTGAGACAGCAGCATCTGCGGGTGCCGGTCTTCGGATCATCAGACAGGATCCATGGGAGTGCCTAATCAGTTTTATCTGTTCACAGAATTCGAACATCCCCACTATAACAAAAAGGATCTCTCTGATCTGTGAACGGTATGGACGCCCACTTGGAGACAGCAGGTTCAGTTTTCCATCACCTGCCAACCTGGCAGAAAGAATGGAGGATGAACTCAGGGCCTGCTGCACCGGCTATCGTGCACCTTACCTTGTCGGAACAGCACAATCCATAATCAAAGACCCGGATATTCTGTCACGTATTGCCATAAGTTCCATGCACGATGCAAAACAGGAGCTGATGAAATTACCGGGTGTCGGGCCGAAAGTTGCAGACTGTGTTCTCCTCTTTGCGTATAACCGGTATGAGGTTGTACCGGTTGATGTCTGGATCAGGAACATCATTACCCATCTCTATCCAGAGGTCAGAGAGCGGAAGTGTAACAGGAAAGAATGTTCGTACGATGATATCGCTGATTTTTGCAGGGATTTCTTTGGGGATTACGCTGGATATGCCCAACAGTTATTCTTTGCTGCACGACAGGATCTCCAATTAGAGAGAGGAACTACTGACAGAGACACAGACAAAATGTAATCCTGAAATCGGTAGCTTGTTCAGTCAGGAGTCACCCCTGCATAACCCACGTTTCCAGGTTGCAGTTGTGAGCACACCCCATGCACACGCTCTTATGGCATCTTTACGTGTGTTTAATTCTTCTTGGTTCAGATGTGGATTTCTGATGGCATCAGACCATAGTGAGGTCATCTCCCATGCATACTCTGACCCCCGCCACCTCGCATCGATCACCCCGAATTTGACCCCGACATCTTTAAGGGTTTTCAGATTATCAATGAGAGAAGTTTCTGCTGAGTTAAAGATGTGCGTTCTTCCACTTGAATCAATCACGATAGGAAATTCCTGACCTTTCTGATCCCGGAGTGCAGATCCAATCTCTGGGTCTCCAGATAAAATCGGTCCGCCTAGTTGATCCTCGGTGATCATTGCTTCAATCAAACCCTGAACCATGACTGCAACAGAAGGCGAATGATCTGAAAAGTCTGCCATTTCAAGAGTCTCTCTCACCTCATCTCCTGACAATTCACAGGAGAGAGTGCAGAACTCAAAATTTGTATGAACGGCAAGTGAACAATGGTTCGTGATGTTGAGTCCGCTGTATCCACTGATCTGCATATCAGGGGCAGAGGCCAGTATCGTTTCGGCGACTCCTATCCCGTCCACCATCATATATTTCACACCTGCCTTTTTCATTCGTGGTAGTACCTCGATGAGATGATCCATTTCAGAGCGGAGAAGAATCTTTGGTAGTTTAATACCGATTACATCAGCTAGTGAGGGGCTCTTAGTAAAAAGAGCAAGTATTGTCTCAAGGTGATCCGAAGATCCAGCCGTATCACGGGGAGGATACCACTCAATATATACTCTGAAAGCCCCTGCTTCCACAGCTGAAAGGGCTGATACCGGATCTGATACCAGTATTACAAGTTGCATCTCATCGCAACAAGACTGAAATACGGGTTCTGAATCCAGTTTAGTAATACACAAATTTGCACGATTTTTTACAATTTGCGTGGTTTCTGATGCAGGAATGTATGATTGTATGATGGTTGCTTCTGCAAACTCCAGAATCTCCCTTCGGATTCCATTGAGCATAGAAACCGGTGCAAACAAACCATCGGGGCAGGAGATATTCAGTTGTTTCATCGTAAAAAGAGTACCTCCGGTTTTTTTGATTGCATCGCTGATCTGATCTGAACTCAGGGGACGTGAGCGTGCAGGGCTGAATCGGGCCTGGGATCTGAATATGAAGGGAAGATGGATCTTTTTTCTTGTATCAATCTCTCCGGATATATCAACCACTCCATCAGTCGAGATGTTGATCTCAAGAGACAGATCTATAGAACCATGATACAAAGAATCAGGATTAATCGTGAGATGTTCCAGAAGTTTTGTGGTTCTTCCCCTGCTGGTGAGATAGACATGATCACCACGATGGCAGGAGGAATTTGAATCCAGAAATAACTGCCCTTTCCTGATGAAAGGATCATGACGAAGCACAAAACCCTGTTCACTGGTTCTGCTGATACAGACCAGACCATCGCCTCGTTCGGGAACCAGGTCACCTGCCGGTTTCACACTCAACAGCCCATCATTTGTCAGACCCGTGACAGTTCCGACAAAAAGGCCTCTTTTTCCAGGAAGGTTCCTACCCATCACAGTCTCACAGGTCTCATCATTCAGATACCCAGTTGTAAATCCGCGTGAGAAGACCAGGGCCAGATCGATCTCGTCTTCAGATGACGGAGAAAACGTCCCTGACATGAGGGCATCAAGGGCACGACGGTAGACCGACACTACTGTTGCTCCGTATGAAGGGGATCTCATGCGGCCTTCGATCTTTAGTGCTGCAATAGGTAATGAGGAAACTGAATTAAGAACCGGATACACGGAGAGATCACGGGTTGAAAGAAGGTATTGATCAAGAAGATCAACCGGCCTTGGTTTTATCAGTTTCCCATATTTACCGCGGGTCCCCCTGATAATTTGATATGGTTTTCTGCAGGGTTGGGCACACATACCCCGGTTTCCACTTCTCCCACCTATGACTGCGGAAAGCAGGCACTGACCTGAGTAAGCATAACAGAGTGCTCCATGTCCGAATATCTCAACCTCCCCACCTGACTCTTTCAGAGATTCTGCAATATCCCTGACCTCCTGCGCCGGTAGTTCCCGTGCCAGAACAATTCGGGTACATCCCTTTTCGAGGGCATACCGGGCCCCTTCCCGGTTGTGAACCGCCATCTGGGTTGAGGCATGGAGTGCCGGAACTCTGGAGAGATCGGAAAATAGGTTTGATGCAATGGAGAGTATCCCCAGATCCTGGATGAGAATCGCATCAACACCGATGGAGCAGAGAGATTCCAGATATCTGACAACATGGACAAGTTCTTTATCATGAACTAATGTGTTTACTGTGACATAGACCTTCACTCCCCGGAGATGAGCATATTTTACTGCATCTTCAAGGGCCTGATCATCAAAGTTACCTGCAAAGTGGCGGGCACCAAATCTACTACCACCAAGATATACCGCATCTGCACCTGCTGCAATTGCAACCCGGCATGCCTCTGCTGTACCAGCCGGAGCAAGAAGTTCGATCACCAAAGAACACCAGGATCTGTAGAGTTCACCAACATATGGCTAACAGCACTAGAGAAGATCAGTTGGAATAAATTCTGTTCAGACGTCACTTATCATCCCCGGGTCAGGAACAGCATGATCAGAATCACATGAAGGATCATGATTATTGGAACCAGAAGAGAAAAACGCATCTTCTGGGTTTTATGTCTAAAGATCTGTATCGCCAGAAAGGCACCAAAAGGACCGAAGAGAGATCCAATCAGGAGGTTCTTCTCTGAAATCCTCCATCTATCACGTCGTGCCTGTACCTTATCATACCCGTAGAGGAGAAAGATGCCACCATTCACAAGTGCGTAGGCCGCCTCCATGTATGGCAGCAGTTGATCAGACATAGTACTCAATGATTAACCGGGCTGTGACCTATAGATTACCCCTCATAAAGGACGATTACGAAAGAAACCTAAAATGAGAGATAATTTGATATTACTTCCAGATTCTGAATGTTATAGTTGTCTGTGCATAATAGTTCCACAGAAATGCTACGATAGTCGCCCCTGCTTTGGCAATAAGATAATGAACCTGAAAAATTTCAACGCCTATGGAAAGGACTGTAAGATTCAGGGAAAAACTACTTGCTGCAATAATCAGAAACGATGAACCCTGTCTTACATAATCCCTGCTCTGGTTACGATAGTTCAGTGATTTGTTCAGGAAAAAACTGAGTAAAGAACCAGTGCAGTATGAAACCGTGGCAGATACCAGATACCAGAGTCCTGTCTTTTCAGTAAGAAACCAGAGCAGACCGATATCGACACAGGTTGTAAAGATCCCAATAAGGAGGAATCCACACAGGTGCTCTCCAAGGAAGGAGAGAAGATCTACATTCTCCTTCTCTCCGGTATTACAGGGAAAATCAGGCATCTCTGCCCCCCCTAAACTCGGGGAAATAAATCTTTGTCAAGGTATGCTGAGTACATCTCATACAATTAGGGGACGGCACATGAACAGGAAAATCTGACAACCTAAATTCCATCAGGGAAGCAGGATATTAACAATCAGCAATTGGTAGAGTTGAAGGGCACAACCTGCCGGTAGGAAATTGTATCAAAACCCCAACGGTGCCCCGTTGGGGGCCCCAGGTAAGACCGGTGAAAAGGACTTTTTCATGCAAAAAGTTAGTTGTGGACTTTCAATTTACAGATGATAACGAGAAGGGAGAGAGACCCAAAACGAGTTTAATTCATTAAATTGAAAAAAAGAGAAAAAGTTGGTTACACCGAACTCTCAGTACAGATTATAACCTTCTACTTGCACAGAATCCACCAACAATCAGGGATATGAAGAGAATCCCAATTGGTAGTGGTGACTTCGTCGCTACTGGAACAACTGTCTCTGTTGCCTGGATGGGCCTTTGATCAGATGGTGCAGGATCCTGGGGAGTCAGCACAGCAGAGATCGCTGTGGTCTGACCTGAAGTGATCGAGATGTCACGTGCATACCAAATGTATCCATCTTTAAAGATAGTCAGATTGTACGCACCAGGACTGACACTTTGGAGGTTCAGTGGACTGCTGCCCCGGTACACATTGTTGAGAAGGACACCTGCACCGGTTGGGCTGGACTGAACATCAAGTGTTCCTCCATCTGTCCTGGATGACGATGAACCAGAGACCACAGGTTCCAAAGCCGCATTAACTGTCACAATCTCATTTCGGTACACTGTTATGACAGAAGTATAATCATAATAACCAACGCTGGAGATCGTGATCTGATAACTTCCGGGTGTCAGACTTGAAATTCCCAAATATCCTGATGAGGGTGTTCTTCCTTCATAATTATTGTTCAGGTACACAGTTGCAGCGGTCGGGGTGCTGATCACCTGAATCGCCCCGTTATCCCGATCATACCTGGGTGCATATAAGGGGCTTGATTCGTACCGGTAATGGCCAGGATCCGGATTCGAGTATCTGCCATAATAATAGTTGGGATCCCCTCTGTGAAGCAGAATATCTGACATGATCGGATCAGGATCATTGTCACCAGGGACATGTGTAGGCTCACCATACCATTGTTCCGGGGTTGGGGTTACAGTTATTGTAACGAGGGAGACTGTCGGTACCGGGCCTGGATGAAATCTGCCATCAGGATATTCAGGAGAAAATGGTTCACCAGGATTCATAGGTTGAGTGAAGGTTGGAGTTGGTATTGGGTTTATTGGATTCAAACCCGGACCCTGGTAAGGATCATTGGGCAGACCAGATATTGGTGTAACCAATGGAGTGGGTACATCACTCATAACCGGAGAAGGAACAGGACTAGGACTGCCCGAACCAGGACCAAAGTGTGTGCCATTCAGAAATCCTTGAGTAGGTGTTGCAATTGGAGTAGGAATATCGCTCATGACCGGTGAAGGAACAGAAATGTGAGTGCCCGAACCAGGACCGAAATGAGTTTCATTCTGAAGCCTTTGTGAAGGTGTTACAATTGGAGTTGGAACATCACTCATAACCGGGGAAGGAATAGGACTAGGACTGCCCGAACCAGGACCAAAGTGAGTACCTGTTGAAAACCCTTGAGTAGGTGTTGCCATGGGAGTCGGAACATCACTCATAACCGGGGAAGGAACAGGACTAGGACTGGCCGAACCGGGATCTATATGAGTACTATTCTGAAACCCTTGTGAAGGAGTTGTCATAGGAGTTGGAACATTACTCATAACCGGGGAAGGCACGGGACTAGGACTGCCCGAACCAGGACCGAAGTGAGTACCTGTTGAAAACCCTTGAGTAGGTGTGGTTAAAGGTGTTGGAACATCACTCATGACCGGAGAAGGCACGGGACTAGGACTGCCCGAACCAGGACCGATTTGAGTACCTGTCGAAAACCCTTGAGTAGGTGTGGTTAAAGATGTTGGAACATCACTTACAACCTGGCCTGACGAAGGGTTCATTTGGCCACCAGTAAGGCGAGTTACGGTTGTTCGTGAACTTCCGGGTATTGCAGAACTATCATTCTCCTGGGAAGAGGAACCAGATTGAGATGACAGGGTGGCTTCTCTGTTCTGATCCGAAGACAGGTTTTTTTCTCCATTAAGATGGGAGATAGTGCCAGAAGGTTGCAAAGTATTTGACAAGGTTCCTGAAACTGAATCCACATCTGCATTGACACAACTGAAAGTTATAGCAGTAATGAGAAGAAGCCCTAAAAAAAATTTTTGAGAATTCATGATATCAACAATTATTATGACTTAATCTGCCCGTAGTGCTTCAATCGGATCCATATTTGCACCTCTCCATGCCGGATATATACCTGATATAATGCAGATAACCAGGCCAATAGCCATTGCATAGGGAAGGTGAATCAGACTGTCAACCGTGAAGAAGTACTTAGTATTACCCACCATGACCTGAATAAATACATATCCTATAATCAGACTGAAGGTCATCCCTGCTAATGCTCCAAGCACTCCAATTAGTGTGGCCTCATAGAGAAAAATTCTGAGGATCTCTTTCTTCTGAGTACCGATACTACGCAGAACACCGATCTCTCTGATACGTTCAGTCACTGACATCATCATGATGTTGAAGATGGAAACCGCGGCCACTAGTAATGAAATCCCAGCAATGAGGGAGGCAAAACTGGTAATCGTAGTAACTGATGAGGATATCATCGTCACAAAGCGGCTGCTGTCCTGAACTCTTACAACCTCTTCTCTGCGGTTCATCTGTTTATCTATCGCATTCACTGCTTCTGATGCCTCATCGATATTATCAAGGATAATATTAACCTGGTTGTACTCATCAGTAGCACCGAACATCGACTCATATTTTGATTTTGTCATTACCACAGCACTGTCTGTGTTCAGATCCATGGACATTCCACGGGATGCGATGATTCCGGCGACCTTTAACCCCTGACCAGAAACCGTAAATTTGCTTCCGGGCTCAAGATTATTATCAGAAGCAAAGGTGGCACCAATTAAAACCGAGCCATCACTGCTGGGATATCCGCCTTCAGATATATTTTCCAGAACCCTCTTCATAGCCGGGGTTTCAAGGCCGTAAATAGTAGTACTCCACTCATCCTTGCCTTTCTGTACTTTGGCACGTATTGAGTGAACACCATATGCATACCCATATTGATCAGCTACTTTCAAGATATTTTTGTACTGGGCTTTTGTAAGATTGTCAGTAGTTCCACCACCACCAGGAGCACCACCTCCTCCGCCTTTTCCACTATATGGATTAACGGTAAGTTTATCAGCCATTGACGAGAGGGAATCTTTTACAGAATAGGTCATATTTGTCCCCAACATACCCATTGATGCGATGGATATGATTCCTATTGTAATTCCTAATGCAGCAAGGATGGATCTGAGATAGTTAATTTTCACATTTCTCAAAGCCATTGCAAAGATGATATCTTTCATTGCTACACAACTCTCCCATCTCTGATGGTAACTATCCGATCTGCCTGTTCAGCAATTGTCGGGTCATGAGTTACAATGATCAGGGTTTTTCCTTTTTCATTGAGTTTTCTGAGCATACTCATTACCAGAACTCCAGTCTTGGAATCAAGGTTCCCGGTTGGTTCATCGCACAGAAGTATCTTTGGATTATTAACGAGGGCTCTGGCAATGGCAACCCGTTGCTGCTGACCACCGGATAGTTCAGGAGGTTTATGTTTGGCACGATCCTCATTGATTCCGACCATTGCAAGAAGTTTGGCTACTCTTCCTGACGTGTCTTTTTTGCGATACTTTAGTGTGTATGGGTATTCCACATTTTCATATGCAGAGAGAAGAGGGAGAAGGTTGAATTTCTGGAAAATGAACCCGATGGTAACCAGACGAAGATCGGTCAATTCATAATCGGTCATATCCCGGACCAATTTTCCCCCAATTTCAAGGTCACCATACGTTGGCACATCAAGACATCCGAGCTGGTTAAGTAGGGTTGATTTCCCAGACCCGGATGGCCCGATTATCGCAACAAATTCCCCTTTCTTAATAGTAAGGGAGAGATGATCAAGAGCGACCACATCTCCGGAAGGGAGGGGATAAATCTTGCTTACATCAGTTAATCGGACGACGATCTCATCTTCCGCCATGATTCGTCCGATTTATTTTACATTTAATGAAATTTTCCGCCCTTTCATCTTCCGCTTCCAGAGTACCCAGATGACAATAACAACGATGAGAATGATAATGCCATATATGATCTCCATAATCGGAAGACCGCTCATGCCCGAACCCATTCCAGATAGGGGGTTCATTGGATTTACTCCTCCGGTACGTGATGTAGAAGAACCGGTACTTTTGCTACCAGATGAACTGCCGGACTGGGTTGCAGAGGGTGCTCCTCCTGATCCAGGCGGACCTCCCCCTTCAGGCATTCCTGTTCCACTAACAGCAGATCCCTGAGTACCACCAGAGATCTTCTCCATATCAAGTGAGAGAGATTTAGAGAACTGATTCCCTGACGCATCCTTAAACTGGATTACTACCGGGACGATTTTTGAACCAGATGGGATCTTTAGATCAAAACTCTCGTAGTCACCAGCACTGATGGTACCAATGGCATATTTTTCATTTGGATTGCCATTTTCTCCGGCAGCACTCTCCAATGCAACAACTACTCCGTAAGCATCAGATATTCCGGCATTTGATACATCACCAGATAGTGTTGTCTGACCAGATTCGGTAGCAACTTCAATGTTGTTGATCAGTGGTTCTGCTGCGAGTTTATCAGTTCCAAGCGTTATTGGTACAGAATATGAAGTCTGATGTGAGTTCATCCCACATGAGTATGTGACATTAAAATTCAGATTGGAAGAATCTGATGGAGTAATATCAAAGAGAACTGATTTTTCGGAGTGTGGATAGAGATCACCGATGAAGAATGATGTCTGGTTGCACTGGATTCCATCACCTGCAGGGATAATGGATATACCCGTCATGTTCACGCTTTTCGCATTTCCGACATGCAGGGTTATTGAACTCTTAACCCCTTTTGCATAGTTCTGGGGGATCCCTGACACGAAGAGTTCTAATTCTGGTGTTTCAACCCTGACAGGTATATTATATCGCAGACTTCCTGCATCCTGATAATTCAGATAAAACGCTGGATAATATATGTTCTCAGGCTGGTTTGCTACAATTGAGAATGAGAACTGCATCTTAGTTCCCGCACCAATTGTCCGGGTACTCTGGTAAGTCTCCGGATTCAGGACAGTTAATTCCTTTGAAATTAAGCGGCCATCGCTGATGATTACATTACTTGTACCGGTGTTTTCAACCGTCACAGTAAGAAGACCTATGTCCCCGGTCATCAGAACTGAAGGTTCAATAACTGCATCAGTCACTGTCACCTTCCCAGCTGCATCAATTGTCTCATTTGTCGCAATAGCCAGGCAACATTGAGAACCTGCAATTAAAAGAATCAATAAGAATCCAAATACATAACACTGGATATGTGTAGATAATCTTGATGACCCAACAGATTTCTGAATCGATTTTGCCGATCCACTTAATATTTTCTGATTTTTGTTTCGCAAAAACATATTCAACCCCACGGACCTAAGAGTATCCTTGTATTGTCATAACTAATACTTTCTGCAACCAAGTAGGATGATATTCAGGCATCCATATCATCATGGGATCTATCATAGAAGACCAATTATGATTTGGATATTAAAAGGTGATTGGATTGCTCTCCCCAGACTGGTATCCAATATCCGGGCAGACAATAATAAAAATAAGATTCTGATGTATCAGAAGATATTTACTGTGCAGGCTTCTGACCATCAGTTGGAGGAGTCGGACGGGCATCAGGGTGTGCTTTGAAAAATTCATCAAGGAGTTTTTGTGCACTAGTAGTGTCTCCACTGTCCAATGCAGCCTTTATCTGCGATACATCGCTGCCCTTTGAAGCAAGTTCATCGACGATCTTTTTCAGGTGATCAGCATCCATAGGTTGCATCTGTGGCTTTGCATCAGGATGTGCTTCGAAGAACTTGTCAAGAAGGGCCTTGGCCGCATCCTTGTCACCCTTGTCCATTGCTGCCTGAATTTCCGAAACATCGAAACCCTTTTCAGTAAGGTTCTTCAGAAGACCACTCATATCTCCCCCGGGTCCGCCTCCTGCTGGGGGTGCTTGAGGAGCTTCTTCAGCAGCAGCACATGCTACGAAAACACTGAGCACAATGCAGGCCAGTGCAATAATCCACATATTCGATTTTTTGCTCATACTTACATCTCTTAACAGAATATCCAAAGATATTCACGTCGTTACCAGTAATCGGTATACATCGCGAGGAATAAACTAATCTAAACCGGTGAGTAAAATATTCAACAACATGGTTCATTGTTATGGATCTGTCAATTGAAGGATTATTTAAATAATAATCCTGAAAAAATATTAAACCAGGCTTTTTTCCCATCAGAGAGTCTCTAAATAATTGTATTGGTGGAACAACAATACATGAGCACCTTCCTTTTATAGAATTATAGAAGAATCATATCATATGGGATCTAACCGGAAGATTACAACGATAACATTTCTTCTCATAATAATTGGGTGTATTATCTTTCAGATTACAGCAGTGTACGGAGATGAGCAGGCAGAGACTCCCATCCCACAGGTTGTTATTTTCAAATTAACCGATACAGATGGAAAGAATATCGACCATGTTTCTCTGATGAAATTTGGGGAAAATTACAAGGACGGAAACTCTCGACAGGTTTTAAGCACGCAATTTATCCGGGATGCACAAGAGTTGGTCTGGACACCATGTAACGAAAATTCCTGCACATACATATCACTTCCAACTTCAGGGGGAACTACAGGTAGAGACGAACTTGTACTTGAAGTTGTTTTATCAGATCCCTCAATTGATTTGACAACATGTTATGCTGATCCTACCTGTGAAAGGCTTCGGGGTGGAACCAGTACAATCAGTGGGATGGTTGATGGAATGTTTAAAACGGGTAAACAATATGAAATATCTATTAACAGCTTGAAGCCAGGGATCAAAGAGGGATATACTGTAAGTGAGAGCACTAATTAATCAGATATATAGTAACGATTCAATTTTTTAGGCAGATTTCACTACGAATGCAGAGAGAGTAATAAAAATTTCTATCGGGTTGAACCAACGTGTATAACCGAATGTTACAAAGACTGTACAATAGAATTTACGATTTTTAGAACAATAGCAGCGTAAGGGTTCTCCCGAGGACTCGCGTACCTCAGTACTGGCTCTTACGTGAGGTGTCTTAACTTCCGGGTTCGGAAAGAGACCGGGTGTGACACACCTGCTTTGGCCGCTATTGAGAGCCTCTGTTGGACTGAACCAACATCTGTAACCGAATGTTACAAAGACTGTACAATAGAGTTTACGATTTTTTAGAACAATAGCAGCGTAAGGGTTCTCCCGAGGACTCGCGTACCTCAGTACTGGCCCCTACGTGAGGTGTCTTAACTTCCGAGTTCGGAAAGAGACCGGGTGTAGCACACCTGCTTTGGCCGCTATTGAAAGCCCCTGTTGGATTGAACCAACATATGTAACCGAATGTTACAAAGACTATACAATAGAGTTTACGATTTTTAGAACAATAGCAGCGTAAGGGTTCTCCCGAGGACTCGCGTACCTCAGTACTGGCCCCTACGTGAGGTGTCTTAACTTCCGGGTTCGGAAAGAGACCGGGTGTAGCACACCTGCTTTGGCCGCTATTGAGAGCCCCTGTTGGATTGAACCAACATATGTAACCGAATGTTACAAAGACTATACAATAGAGTTTACGATTTTTAGAACAATAGCAGCGTAAGGGTTCTCCCGAGGACTCGCGTACCTCAGTACTGGCCCCTACGTGAGGTGTCTTAACTTCCGGGTTCGGAAAGAGACCGGGTGTAGCACACCTGCTTTGGCCGCTATTGAGAGCCCCTGTTGGATTGAACCAACATATGTAACCGAATGTTACAAAGACTATACAATAGAGTTTACGATTTTTAGAACAATAGCAGCGTAAGGGTTCTCCCGAGGACTCGCGTACCTCAGTACTGGCCCCTACGTGAGGTGTCTTAACTTCCGGGTTCGGAAAGAGACCGGGTGTGACACACCTGCTTTGGCCGCTATTGAGAGCCAAGGTCCGGATTTGAACCGGAGTATAGTTGATCTGCAGTCAACCGCGTGGCCGCTCCGCCACCTTGGCCTAGCTTGAGTTAGTCAAGACTATGTATTGGAATGTGCTGCGTTTAGAATTTCGTCTGGGTTTGAAGAACTGGAAGAATAAGACTGTTAGTAATCGCGGACTGAACACGTCGTTGCCTTCGTGCGTACATCCCGATCCTATCAACCGGATCTTCTATCCGGGTCTTGTTGAAGTCTCTTTTTGGGGTAAGTTTCAAGCTTAGATGCTTTCAGCTTTTATCTCTTGGCGCGTAGCTGCTCGGCAGTGCCTTGTCAGACAACCGATCGACCAGAGGCGCCGAATGAAAGTTCCTCTCGTACTATTTCATTCTTCCCTTCAGACTTCTGACACTCCTTATAGATAGTAACCGACCTGTCTCAC
This window encodes:
- a CDS encoding U32 family peptidase, which translates into the protein MIELLAPAGTAEACRVAIAAGADAVYLGGSRFGARHFAGNFDDQALEDAVKYAHLRGVKVYVTVNTLVHDKELVHVVRYLESLCSIGVDAILIQDLGILSIASNLFSDLSRVPALHASTQMAVHNREGARYALEKGCTRIVLARELPAQEVRDIAESLKESGGEVEIFGHGALCYAYSGQCLLSAVIGGRSGNRGMCAQPCRKPYQIIRGTRGKYGKLIKPRPVDLLDQYLLSTRDLSVYPVLNSVSSLPIAALKIEGRMRSPSYGATVVSVYRRALDALMSGTFSPSSEDEIDLALVFSRGFTTGYLNDETCETVMGRNLPGKRGLFVGTVTGLTNDGLLSVKPAGDLVPERGDGLVCISRTSEQGFVLRHDPFIRKGQLFLDSNSSCHRGDHVYLTSRGRTTKLLEHLTINPDSLYHGSIDLSLEINISTDGVVDISGEIDTRKKIHLPFIFRSQARFSPARSRPLSSDQISDAIKKTGGTLFTMKQLNISCPDGLFAPVSMLNGIRREILEFAEATIIQSYIPASETTQIVKNRANLCITKLDSEPVFQSCCDEMQLVILVSDPVSALSAVEAGAFRVYIEWYPPRDTAGSSDHLETILALFTKSPSLADVIGIKLPKILLRSEMDHLIEVLPRMKKAGVKYMMVDGIGVAETILASAPDMQISGYSGLNITNHCSLAVHTNFEFCTLSCELSGDEVRETLEMADFSDHSPSVAVMVQGLIEAMITEDQLGGPILSGDPEIGSALRDQKGQEFPIVIDSSGRTHIFNSAETSLIDNLKTLKDVGVKFGVIDARWRGSEYAWEMTSLWSDAIRNPHLNQEELNTRKDAIRACAWGVLTTATWKRGLCRGDS
- a CDS encoding DUF1294 domain-containing protein; translation: MSDQLLPYMEAAYALVNGGIFLLYGYDKVQARRDRWRISEKNLLIGSLFGPFGAFLAIQIFRHKTQKMRFSLLVPIIMILHVILIMLFLTRG
- a CDS encoding GtrA family protein, translating into MPDFPCNTGEKENVDLLSFLGEHLCGFLLIGIFTTCVDIGLLWFLTEKTGLWYLVSATVSYCTGSLLSFFLNKSLNYRNQSRDYVRQGSSFLIIAASSFSLNLTVLSIGVEIFQVHYLIAKAGATIVAFLWNYYAQTTITFRIWK
- a CDS encoding DNA glycosylase, whose amino-acid sequence is MQMMKTYNLRRDQLPFDLDLTLDCGQVFRWQRIKNTWNGVVAGRVVTISQDGPILTYDGMDEADLVRYFNLDLNVQKIISQIRRSIAVYSGETRRKRDQHFETAASAGAGLRIIRQDPWECLISFICSQNSNIPTITKRISLICERYGRPLGDSRFSFPSPANLAERMEDELRACCTGYRAPYLVGTAQSIIKDPDILSRIAISSMHDAKQELMKLPGVGPKVADCVLLFAYNRYEVVPVDVWIRNIITHLYPEVRERKCNRKECSYDDIADFCRDFFGDYAGYAQQLFFAARQDLQLERGTTDRDTDKM
- a CDS encoding FtsX-like permease family protein gives rise to the protein MKDIIFAMALRNVKINYLRSILAALGITIGIISIASMGMLGTNMTYSVKDSLSSMADKLTVNPYSGKGGGGGAPGGGGTTDNLTKAQYKNILKVADQYGYAYGVHSIRAKVQKGKDEWSTTIYGLETPAMKRVLENISEGGYPSSDGSVLIGATFASDNNLEPGSKFTVSGQGLKVAGIIASRGMSMDLNTDSAVVMTKSKYESMFGATDEYNQVNIILDNIDEASEAVNAIDKQMNRREEVVRVQDSSRFVTMISSSVTTITSFASLIAGISLLVAAVSIFNIMMMSVTERIREIGVLRSIGTQKKEILRIFLYEATLIGVLGALAGMTFSLIIGYVFIQVMVGNTKYFFTVDSLIHLPYAMAIGLVICIISGIYPAWRGANMDPIEALRAD
- a CDS encoding PEGA domain-containing protein; the protein is MSNVPTPMTTPSQGFQNSTHIDPGSASPSPVPSPVMSDVPTPMATPTQGFSTGTHFGPGSGSPSPIPSPVMSDVPTPIVTPSQRLQNETHFGPGSGTHISVPSPVMSDIPTPIATPTQGFLNGTHFGPGSGSPSPVPSPVMSDVPTPLVTPISGLPNDPYQGPGLNPINPIPTPTFTQPMNPGEPFSPEYPDGRFHPGPVPTVSLVTITVTPTPEQWYGEPTHVPGDNDPDPIMSDILLHRGDPNYYYGRYSNPDPGHYRYESSPLYAPRYDRDNGAIQVISTPTAATVYLNNNYEGRTPSSGYLGISSLTPGSYQITISSVGYYDYTSVITVYRNEIVTVNAALEPVVSGSSSSRTDGGTLDVQSSPTGAGVLLNNVYRGSSPLNLQSVSPGAYNLTIFKDGYIWYARDISITSGQTTAISAVLTPQDPAPSDQRPIQATETVVPVATKSPLPIGILFISLIVGGFCASRRL
- a CDS encoding ABC transporter ATP-binding protein — encoded protein: MAEDEIVVRLTDVSKIYPLPSGDVVALDHLSLTIKKGEFVAIIGPSGSGKSTLLNQLGCLDVPTYGDLEIGGKLVRDMTDYELTDLRLVTIGFIFQKFNLLPLLSAYENVEYPYTLKYRKKDTSGRVAKLLAMVGINEDRAKHKPPELSGGQQQRVAIARALVNNPKILLCDEPTGNLDSKTGVLVMSMLRKLNEKGKTLIIVTHDPTIAEQADRIVTIRDGRVV